From Etheostoma cragini isolate CJK2018 chromosome 17, CSU_Ecrag_1.0, whole genome shotgun sequence, one genomic window encodes:
- the LOC117960420 gene encoding uncharacterized protein LOC117960420 isoform X5, with protein sequence MSESIVRKVQPFTIGTRLSAPAVPKCQEFTQSYLQSQSLDNCTLQHNLNSLYLSQSQVCTHSPCLVSPIVKQVAPVKHNPEDMAAEDHLNQNVASASAVSRSIKKITISGYKGRSENKLSVGPAQLSIKGSTSENNNNNNNVTSTSAAPHLPRIVGVSCENKSTSHFKVLLRRDSSDELQATQGQTRLKENGEKSVQQLSGPETLKREPQTKESHPHTQNEASAAVTSQSDFSQRNSLFNQEVLQAEAWIKGKLQDLKDGCNIQRCPLQDWEEASQTLQRDLKDFENTLIQLNQMGEQLICKLNPTSDLVKKQLSQLRDQWQALKHTAANQTRALGGARNLQEFNKKVDKLEAWIKEKQEEEQSLVNVLGGNVDKMQLTRRILDLKQDEQLYRNLHEEINHLALKLEKQGKTDGKNISSKRKHINKMWLKVQSHLKNYHENLQLALEVSSFYQQADNTLFAIDNMKKSISAAKELDSFGDREIRDIASQIMVLDVSLSQVSNLHPALAAGVTQKQSEVKDCWALLQKVFRSDRTTLSPTGPAFTREDGDPLTPAREPQCNVGMEMQRIMGKEVKEEQNRLKGCVSTVECGIVRKTQSNQSQEQPSVNHTSLPTGDGPACVNDVIVSHQLKGESRKPRAEPKLATAPRGHPQLHTQLQKFTVSADKTLSWLKDNVSMATQVCSIASFEGLEAARRGQHALEQEILTNRARIEVVKREGRGLVRAQHPGCAKIEEFLGQLDVLWEELRRRHQRNAMYLKASEELGFRVVKVLQALGSMEAWLESVELSMKESALAGDPETMSMAERESCLLEKAMAARSLELRALRQEVERLHSHSHPHTRGLPARMEDVERKYHRVQSALTQQNSELQDTRMLTEFLERVELEESQELGGNQYRLGQPLHSKMSSAPPLLGLQSRGGGEPLIGNMGDPVEELREAVEMLNDTVRERGRSQSHDQAIQELLSKHASLAVHVEECLCCSKELGLDILEKETDMAIQCEPDRCGLEALQEKQGHLEIASRVIREEVTEMENQTARMEELCPERVHILRAKIQAMLQGWTELGKSVTENKSRLREFVQLQDFFRSYLAMISWTEDTRSYIFSDTALHLGKDGQGPLAAELDMQIEQKFEEFDELADAGRNLLDKEHHLTQMVRERMEELRSMLGWISVHWRAQKQQWLHKMSRQEPSQDNIYSEATMFCSPLTESSAPEVETHQSHPSPVVTSDDKLKTAGDSQPTSLSEEKQLEDGYEVMNSIGPRGGEPTSSESPKPSIVVLKEPNSPALGGTVNLILSFGNSEDSQVQVLELPARMDQLVEKTAEPVHRVSTYLHVKDNNLAVAPVYESITLPRQKSCSAASASPTSLPPSSSPSSLAPSPQANVTFHPLAGSGSSSIFSSLKRMGKKRKRKKDARRHTIQKIMGVEEQTEGLPYYDSEAITYDTHTWPLKEGRRKKSSPKSGDGVEAMAYVKNSLLKDIETECSGEYSTIPYAVSEEPTTNPARSHCRFLSLGSVLSFDLPKDMTLIPSIQDIITIAPPESKKGAGTDPDPHSQRHTALSSFKQTRSTPAVTHSSADIIFPKTRTVGAKDLPQVDNSFQPPHPLEEDEDQTVPYNDLSEAQFSVHEDAEQEWDKMALEVKTSTAQRDGTSKHSQLPIYMNHTQNTAACTHECPSVHTLIRDLNGHQYHKSARPQSVREKSPGPQCLSQASHMVVNLKSTVSVSVRQDSVDSGISTSSSIKLCTDAPCPDNPHPKGVVGRLMSLEVGGLDCAKTSENPIKLADSAELETDPVHLDRQQFEEEEEELEDIWNQTTRYRRSICSDIMYQPNQGTLDQSREPVSRSPSPKAPAVLYRNLVTASAPNLLVAEFKLPPYLQSLLGYDKQQGPKSQLPPLAIGDRRSWASFPNREPAGKTSLTVNETASDPVKLPDVGDNLRYIYQYREDEEEETKVGEEVDEHSGCSKDHSLSLLSVHMGLGGVCQQRKTSQSLDNMERQDESLATGGRCFTLSGKPELQSMEGTLERKHKLQLGGKKAPSRGWNSYHAVLYRHTLCFYQDRKDTLRSSACGLPLNLMGADCSPAPDYTKKPNCIRLRLRDGSEYLLNASSRFMMKKWMMKIQANTGRSESVSPLPSVPVDNDPSVSLKPFLCSGCHGRAKCHCSSHHEVTSTFPRRKPPGTTQTKEIVVLTREFSHLPQSHLRSVDEQSAISSSDGGRCDDEEDSLKQLMTYSLSRDSKDNASSSPHSHVSSGQDWLSNKRRSHSFTSATFQKIKPALHTPGGRGQERGSNYCVTLVVGDKSSDSASIIRRSEPPPLALAGGQQDTCQDPALRSYASLPRPRNKSVFKKFFGKRDL encoded by the exons ATGTCTGAGAGCATTGTGAGGAAGGTCCAGCCCTTCACCATTGGGACGAGGTTGTCGGCCCCGGCTGTGCCAAAATGCCAGGAGTTTACACAGAGTTATCTGCAGAGCCAGAGTCTGGATAACTGCACTCTGCAGCACAACCTGAACTCTCTCTACCTCAGTCAATCCCAGGTCTGCACACACAGCCCCTGTCTTGTCTCACCCATCGTCAAGCAGGTAGCCCCGGTCAAGCACAATCCAGAGGACATGGCGGCTGAGGACCACCTGAACCAGAACGTAGCCTCTGCCTCTGCTGTCTCCAGGTCAATCAAGAAGATCACGATCTCTGGGTATAAAGGCAGATCAGAGAACAAATTGTCAGTGGGACCAGCACAGCTCTCAATCAAAGGGTCCACAtctgaaaacaacaataacaacaacaacgtcaCCAGCACATCAGCCGCTCCACATCTGCCCAGGATTGTGGGTGTGAGCTGTGAGAATAAGTCCACTTCTCACTTCAAG GTTTTACTCAGAAGAGACAGCAGTGACGAACTTCAGGCCACGCAGGGACAAACCAGGCTAAAAGAAAACGGAGAGAAATCCGTCCAACAG TTGTCAGGGCCTGAGACGCTAAAGAGAGAGCCTCAGACGAAAGAAagccatccacacacacagaatgaagCGTCGGCAGCTGTTACGTCCCAGAGTGACTTCTCTCAGCGCAACTCGCTCTTCAACCAGGAAGTGCTGCAG GCTGAGGCATGGATCAAAGGCAAGCTGCAGGACCTGAAGGATGGATGTAATATTCAGCGCTGCCCCCTGCAGGATTGGGAGGAGGCCTCGCAGACTCTTCAGAGAGACCTCAAAGACTTTGAGAACACCCTAATTCAACTCAACCAG ATGGGTGAGCAGTTGATCTGCAAGCTGAACCCCACCTCTGATCTGGTGAAGAAGCAGCTCAGCCAGCTCAGGGACCAGTGGCAGGCCCtaaaacacacagctgcaaatCAGACGAGGGCCCTGGGTGGAGCCAGGAACCTGCAGGAGTTCAACAAAAAAGTAGACAAGCTGGAGGCCTGGATTAAAGAGAag CAGGAAGAGGAGCAGTCTCTGGTGAATGTCCTCGGGGGGAATGTTGACAAAATGCAGCTGACCAGGAGGATTTTAGATCTGAAACAG GATGAGCAGCTATACAGAAACCTCCACGAGGAGATCAACCACTTGGCACTAAAACTGGAGAAACAAGGGAAGACAGATGGCAAAAACATCTCCAGCAAGAGGAAACacatcaataaaat GTGGCTGAAGGTCCAGTCTCATCTGAAAAACTACCATGAAAATCTTCAGCTGGCACTGGAGGTTTCCTCATTCTACCAACAGGCCGATAATACGTTGTTTGCTATTGATAACATG AAGAAAAGCATATCTGCAGCCAAAGAGCTCGACAGCTTCGGCGATAGAGAAATACGCGACATCGCCAGTCAAATCATG GTGCTAGATGTGAGCCTGTCCCAGGTGTCTAATCTCCATCCTGCCCTGGCGGCCGGCGTCACGCAGAAGCAGAGCGAGGTGAAGGACTGCTGGGCGCTTCTTCAGAAGGTTTTCAG GAGTGACCGGACCACACTCTCTCCCACTGGCCCAGCTTTCACCAGGGAAGATGGTGACCCCCTGACACCCGCCCGAGAACCCCAGTGCAACGTGGGAATGGAGATGCAAAGAATCATGGGAAAGGAGGTGAAGGAGGAGCAGAATCGTCTAAAAGGCTGCGTG AGTACTGTTGAATGTGGGATTGTTAGGAAAACACAGAGCAACCAAAGCCAGGAGCAGCCATCAGTGAACCACACCTCTTTACCCACGGGAGACGGCCCTGCCTGTGTAAATGATGTCATCGTCAGTCATCAATTGAAGGGAGAAAG CAGGAAGCCCAGAGCGGAGCCCAAGCTTGCCACGGCCCCGCGAGGCCACCCACAGCTTCACACACAGCTCCAGAAGTTCACCGTGTCTGCTGACAAG ACTTTGTCCTGGCTGAAAGACAATGTGTCCATGGCCACACAGGTGTGTTCAATAGCCAGCTTTGAGGGGCTGGAGGCAGCCAGGAGGGGCCAACACGCTCTGGAACAAGAAATTCTCACCAACAGGGCCAGGATAGAGGTGGTCAAGCGG GAGGGCCGCGGGCTGGTCCGTGCACAGCACCCAGGCTGCGCCAAGATAGAGGAGTTCCTCGGACAGCTGGACGTTCTTTGGGAGGAGCTGCGGCGGAGGCACCAGAGGAACGCAATGTATCTGAAGGCCTCAGAGGAGCTGGGTTTTAGG GTTGTAAAAGTCCTCCAGGCCCTGGGCAGCATGGAAGCCTGGCTGGAGTCCGTTGAGCTTTCCATGAAGGAATCTGCTCTCGCTGGTGACCCTGAAACAATGAGCATGGCTGAGAGGGAGAGCTGTCTGCTGGAGAAAGCGATGGCAGCGCGCAGCCTGGAGCTCCGTGCTCTGAGGCAGGAGGTGGAGCGCCTCCATAGCCACAGTCACCCACACACACGAGGCCTGCCAGCACGCATGGAGGACGTAGAAAGAAA gTACCACCGTGTCCAAAGTGCCCTGACCCAGCAGAACTCCGAGCTCCAGGACACACGAATGCTGACTGAGTTCCTGGAGCGCGTGGAACTGGAGGAGAGCCAGGAGCTCGGCGGTAATCAGTACAGACTGGGCCAG CCTCTTCACAGTAAGATGTCCTCAGCTCCTCCATTGCTGGGACTCCAAAGCAGGGGTGGTGGTGAGCCCCTGATAGGAAACATGGGGGACCCTGTGGAGGAACTACGAGAGGCCGTAGAGATGCTAAATGACACTGTTAGGGAAAGAGGCCGGTCGCAGAGCCACGACCAGGCCATCCAGGAGCTGCTTAGCAAG CACGCCAGCCTGGCGGTGCACGTGGAGGAGTGCTTGTGCTGCAGCAAGGAGCTGGGCCTGGACATCCTGGAGAAAGAGACCGACATGGCCATCCAGTGTGAGCCGGACCGCTGCGGCCTAGAGGCTCTGCAGGAAAAGCAGGGACACCTGGAG ATTGCCTCTAGAGTCATCAGGGAGGAGGTAACGGAGATGGAGAACCAGACGGCTCGCATGGAGGAGCTGTGCCCAGAGAGAGTGCACATACTCAGGGCAAAGATCCAGGCTATGCTGCAGGGCTGGACAGAGCTGGGAAAGAGTGTGACGGAGAACAAGTCACGTCTGCGAGAGTTTGTGCAGCTCCAGGACTTCTTCAGGAGCTACCTCGCCATGAT CTCATGGACCGAAGACACCAGGTCGTACATTTTCTCAGATACCGCCTTGCATCTCGGGAAAGACGGCCAAGGGCCACTCGCTGCCGAGCTGGACATGCAGATTGAGCAAAAGTTTGAGGAGTTTGATGAGCTGGCGGACGCGGGGAGAAACCTTTTAGACAAAGAACACCACCTCACGCAGATG GTAAGAGAGCGCATGGAGGAACTGAGGAGTATGCTTGGGTGGATCTCGGTGCACTGGAGGGCTCAGAAACAACAATGGCTTCACAAGATGAGCAGACAGGAGCCTTCCCAAGATAACATTTATTCTGAGGCCACAATGTTCTGCTCTCCATTAACAGAG AGTTCAGCTCCTGAGGTGGAGACCCACCAGTCCCATCCGTCCCCAGTTGTCACCTCCGATGACAAATTAAAGACAGCAGGAGACAGCCAGCCCACATCCCTGTCTGAGGAGAAGCAGTTAGAGGATGGGTATGAGGTCATGAACAGCATCGGACCACGGGGCGGCGAACCCACCTCCTCAGAGTCTCCCAAACCCTCCATTGTGGTTCTCAAAGAGCCCAACAGCCCTGCTTTAGGGGGCACGGTCAACCTCATCCTTAGCTTTGGTAACTCAGAAGACAGCCAGGTTCAGGTGCTTGAGCTGCCTGCTAGGATGGACCAGTTAGTTGAGAAGACAGCAGAGCCTGTCCACAGG GTAAGTACCTACTTGCATGTCAAGGATAACAACTTGGCTGTGGCCCCTGTGTATGAGAGTATCACCCTGCCCCGTCAAAAGAGCTGCTCTGCAGCCTCAGCCTCCCCGACCTCCTTGCCGCCCTCCTCCTCGCCGTCTTCCTTGGCGCCTTCACCTCAGGCCAACGTAACCTTCCACCCGTTGGCGGGGAGCGGCAGCAGCTCCATCTTCAGCAGCCTTAAGAGAATGGgcaagaagagaaaaaggaagaaagacgCTCGCAGACACACAATCCAGAAAATCATGGGAGTGGAGGAGCAAACAGAAGGGCTGCCTTATTATGACAGCGAGGCGATCACGTATGACACACATACATGGCCTCTGAAGGAAGGCAGAAGGAAGAAGAGTTCTCCAAAGAGTGGAGATGGAGTAGAAGCTATGGCCTATGTGAAGAATTCCCTGCTGAAGGACATAGAAACAGAATGTTCAGGAGAGTACAGCACAATTCCATATGCCGTATCAGAGGAGCCGACCACAAATCCTGCGAGAAGCCACTGCAGGTTCCTCTCGTTGGGCTCTGTGCTGAGCTTCGATCTACCAAAAGACATGACCCTCATCCCCAGCATTCAGGACATCATCACTATTGCCCCTCCGGAGTCCAAAAAAGGAGCAGGGACTGATCCAGATCCCCATTCCCAGAGACACACAGCCCTGAGCTCTTTCAAACAGACTCGATCCACTCCAGCCGTCACACACAGTTCAGCAGATATCATTTTTCCTAAAACACGAACAGTTGGGGCGAAAGACCTGCCTCAGGTGGACAACAGCTTCCAACCCCCACATCCTcttgaggaggatgaggatcaGACTGTACCATATAACGACCTGTCTGAAGCCCAATTCAGTGTGCACGAGGATGCAGAGcaggagtgggacaaaatggCATTAGAGGTTAAAACCAGTACAGCTCAAAGGGATGGGACCAGCAAGCATTCCCAGCTCCCTATTTATATGAACCACACCCAAAATACAGCTGCATGTACACATGAATGCCCTAGTGTCCATACGCTCATCCGAGACCTGAATGGACACCAGTATCATAAAAGTGCAAGACCGCAGAGTGTGCGTGAAAAGAGCCCTGGACCTCAGTGTCTGAGCCAAGCTTCTCATATGGTCGTGAATCTGAAGTCCacagtgagtgtgagtgttCGTCAGGACTCGGTTGACTCTGGAATCTCCACCTCGAGCAGTATTAAGCTTTGCACGGATGCTCCGTGTCCAGATAACCCGCACCCCAAAGGCGTGGTGGGGAGGCTCATGTCCCTTGAGGTGGGAGGTCTAGACTgtgctaaaacaagtgagaacCCCATAAAATTGGCAGACTCAGCAGAGCTAGAAACAGATCCCGTCCACCTCGACCGCCAGCAGtttgaggaggaagaagaagaactggAGGACATCTGGAACCAGACGACTAGGTACAGACGGAGCATCTGCTCAGACATCATGTACCAACCCAACCAGGGCACCTTGGATCAATCCAGAGAGCCCGTGTCCCGCTCACCTTCGCCCAAGGCCCCAGCTGTGCTCTACAGGAACCTGGTCACAGCCTCAGCACCAAACCTTCTTGTGGCAGAGTTTAAACTGCCCCCCTACCTTCAGAGCTTGCTGGGTTACGACAAGCAACAGGGTCCCAAAAGTCAGCTCCCTCCACTGGCCATAGGAGACAGGAGGTCCTGGGCGTCCTTCCCCAACCGGGAACCAGCTGGCAAGACCTCATTGACAGTGAACGAGACGGCATCAGATCCAGTGAAGCTGCCAGATGTGGGGGACAATCTGAGATATATTTATCAATACcgagaggatgaggaggaggagaccaAGGTGGGGGAGGAGGTGGACGAGCACTCGGGTTGTTCGAAG GACCATTCATTGAGTCTGCTGTCAGTTCATATGGGTTTGGGTGGCGTCTGTCAGCAAAGAAAAACCTCTCAAAGCCTGGACAACATGGAGAGGCAGGACGAATCACTGGCCACAGGAGGGCGCTGCTTCACCCTG AGTGGAAAGCCTGAGCTGCAGTCTATGGAGGGAACGCTGGAGAGGAAGCACAAGCTGCAGCTGGGAGGAAAGAAA GCTCCCTCCAGAGGCTGGAACTCCTACCATGCCGTCCTATATAGACACACCTTGTGCTTCTACCAGGATAGGAAGGATACACTGAGG AGCTCCGCATGTGGCCTGCCTCTGAACCTCATGGGAGCCGACTGTTCCCCTGCGCCAGACTACACCAAAAAACCCAACTGCATTCGACTACG GCTTCGCGATGGGTCTGAATATCTGCTCAATGCCTCCTCACGCTTTATGATGAAGAAATGGATGATGAAAATACAAGCAAACACGG gGCGGAGTGAGTCTGTGTCTCCATTGCCAAGTGTCCCAGTTGATAACGACCCCTCCGTTTCCTT AAAGCCCTTCCTCTGCTCCGGTTGTCATGGTCGCGCCAAGTGCCACTGCTCCTCCCACCATGAGGTCACCTCCACGTTCCCCAGGCGCAAACCGCCGGGCACCACCCAAACCAAAGAGATTGTTGTCCTCACCAGAGAGTTCAGTCACCTGCCGCAGAGTCATTTAAGGAGTGTGGATGAGCAGTCGGCCATCTCATCCTCAGATGGAGGCCGCTGTG ATGATGAAGAAGACAGTTTAAAGCAGTTGATGACCTACAGTCTGTCTAGAGATTCCAAAGACAACGCCTCTTCCTCCCCTCACTCCCATGTCTCCAGCGGTCAGGACTGGCTCAGCAACAAGCGTCGCTCCCACTCCTTCACATCAG CAACGTTTCAGAAGATCAAACCCGCGTTGCACACCCCTGGAGGCAGAGGCCAGGAAAGAGGCTCCAACTACTGTGTGACTCTTGTAGTTGGAGACAAGTCATCGGACAGCGCGTCCATCATCAGACGCTCCGAGCCCCCGCCGCTGGCCTTAGCTGGAGGGCAGCAGGACACCTGTCAGGACCCGGCTCTGAGGAGCTACGCCAGCCTGCCACGGCCACGTAACAAGTCCGTCTTCAAAAAGTTCTTTGGAAAAAGGGACCTCTGA